A section of the Engystomops pustulosus chromosome 3, aEngPut4.maternal, whole genome shotgun sequence genome encodes:
- the LOC140123002 gene encoding serine/threonine-protein kinase SBK1-like has protein sequence MGSPRLDKTIYQGPSLTHSAATTDPCFQTVEVDEITECYRIVQRLGHGTYGQVLLAQDKITGKPLALKLVRKDRTKIQAFLMELSLSISLSENLGFITTYPIFINTMDYYVMTQELAPAGTLHHLIQSECHSGFLWFLQVGLPEDVVKRCAMQISRALDFMHEKGLVHRDLKPDNVLLMDKDCHQIKLRDFGLTQAVGSLVGSMSHIIPYMSPELCDLRDGEYLILFPGIDTWAFGVLLFVILTGYFPWRRAIHADKMYRDYVSWQSSPSHFPPPVVWREFTPEAITMLSQLLTQDPTSRHSVLSVLNYLNFPWKADVYEVGDTDEEQFQVVNVPGEEETTPCAAIEENNPVFMVLEEHFTLTLGSEVEI, from the exons ATGGGGTCTCCAAGACTGGACAAG ACCATTTACCAAGGACCAAGCCTCACACATTCTGCAGCCACAACGGATCCATGTTTCCAAACCGTGGAGGTGGATGAAATCACCGAGTGCTATAGGATTGTCCAGAGGCTCGGTCATGGGACCTATGGTCAGGTCCTGCTGGCACAGGACAAGATTACAG GTAAACCATTGGCTTTGAAGCTGGTGAGGAAGGACAGGACCAAGATACAAGCGTTCCTCATGGAGCTGTCCTTGTCCATCTCCCTCTCGGAGAACCTTGGATTCATTACCACGTATCCGATTTTCATTAACACAATGGATTATTACGTGATGACCCAAGAGCTCGCCCCGGCAGGAACACTACATCATCTCATCCAGTCTGAG TGTCACTCAGGATTCCTCTGGTTTCTGCAGGTTGGACTTCCAGAAGATGTTGTGAAAAGATGTGCGATGCAGATCTCCAGGGCTTTGGACTTCATGCATGAGAAAGGTTTGGTGCACAGGGACCTGAAGCCGGACAATGTTCTCCTCATGGACAAAGACTGCCATCAAATCAAGCTCAGGGACTTTGGCCTAACCCAAGCTGTAGGCAGTCTGGTCGGATCCATGTCTCATATAATACCGTATATGTCTCCCGAGTTATGTGACCTCAGAGATGGTGAATACTTGATCCTGTTCCCTGGTATAGACACCTGGGCTTTTGGGGTACTTCTTTTTGTCATCCTGACAGGTTACTTTCCCTGGAGACGCGCTATTCATGCAGACAAGATGTACCGAGACTACGTTTCCTGGCAGAGTAGTCCAAGCCACTTTCCTCCACCGGTGGTTTGGAGAGAATTCACACCAGAAGCGATAACTATGCTGAGCCAGCTCCTCACTCAAGACCCGACTTCACGGCATTCAGTTCTCTCCGTCCTGAATTACCTCAATTTTCCTTGGAAGGCTGATGTCTATGAGGTTGGTGATACTGACGAGGAACAGTTTCAGGTAGTTAACGTACCTGGTGAGGAGGAAACCACACCATGTGCTGCTATAGAGGAGAACAATCCTGTTTTCATGGTCCTGGAAGAACATTTTACATTGACTCTTGGATCTGAGGTGGAGATTTGA